From Candidatus Poribacteria bacterium, the proteins below share one genomic window:
- a CDS encoding NAD(P)H-hydrate dehydratase gives MIPVLSAGEMRAVDRHTIDVVGIPARSLMEHAGRALADRVRNVVGNDGSIAVVCGKGNNGGDGLVAARFLHGWGFRTTVYLTVERDELGSEPLACLQATERVGVPVSSISTPVALDATSFTAHAWLVDAILGTGLSGGACGHAARVIDRINASRRPALACDVPSGLDATTGQVAGPCIRARETLTIGFPKIGLLLYPGADYVGRLSTADIGFPRQAIDAASVSLWQVERSDAAARLPVRRKNAHKGDFGRVLLVAGSSGMAGAAALTSEAALRAGAGLVTLATPRAVVGSLASRLTEVMVASLPDTPDGCVSPEAVPSIRARAKSADVLAIGPGLSASDGARATMANLAADWSTLPTRMVIDADGLNHLAAIGATSLPAGAVLTPHPGEMARLCRTTVDAVEKDRIGIARSLSAECGAVVVLKGVPTVIAAPNGLAYLNPTGNPGMATAGSGDVLTGLIAGFSGQGLDPVDASILGVYLHGLAGDLAAATLGASLLAGDILSHVPSAMRALTTG, from the coding sequence GTGATCCCCGTCCTGTCAGCGGGCGAGATGCGAGCCGTCGATCGCCACACGATCGACGTCGTCGGGATTCCTGCGCGATCTCTGATGGAACACGCCGGGCGCGCTCTGGCGGATCGTGTCCGCAACGTTGTTGGTAACGACGGCTCCATCGCCGTGGTTTGCGGCAAGGGCAACAACGGTGGCGACGGACTGGTCGCCGCGCGGTTCCTGCACGGATGGGGGTTCAGGACGACCGTGTATCTCACGGTGGAGCGGGACGAGCTCGGGTCTGAGCCGTTGGCGTGTCTGCAAGCCACTGAGCGGGTCGGGGTGCCTGTCTCGTCGATCAGTACTCCAGTCGCGCTCGATGCGACGAGTTTTACAGCGCACGCGTGGCTTGTCGATGCCATCCTAGGGACGGGACTCAGCGGCGGGGCATGCGGTCATGCGGCGCGAGTGATCGACCGCATCAACGCATCGAGACGCCCCGCGCTCGCTTGCGACGTTCCGAGCGGACTGGATGCGACAACCGGTCAGGTCGCGGGACCTTGCATCCGAGCTCGCGAGACGTTGACCATCGGGTTCCCGAAGATCGGGCTGCTGCTCTATCCCGGCGCGGACTACGTCGGTCGGCTCTCGACCGCAGACATCGGCTTTCCGCGCCAAGCCATCGATGCGGCCTCGGTCTCGCTGTGGCAGGTCGAGCGATCTGACGCTGCTGCCAGGCTCCCGGTACGGCGCAAGAACGCCCACAAGGGCGACTTCGGGCGCGTCCTCCTCGTTGCCGGTTCGTCTGGGATGGCTGGAGCCGCTGCCCTGACCTCGGAAGCAGCCCTTCGCGCCGGCGCTGGGCTGGTGACGCTCGCGACGCCTCGCGCCGTGGTTGGTTCCCTGGCATCCAGGCTCACGGAAGTCATGGTCGCATCGCTGCCGGATACGCCAGACGGATGCGTCTCTCCCGAAGCCGTGCCCTCGATACGCGCCCGCGCGAAGAGCGCAGACGTTCTCGCGATTGGTCCCGGACTATCGGCATCCGATGGAGCGCGAGCGACCATGGCGAACCTTGCCGCAGACTGGTCGACGCTCCCGACCCGCATGGTCATCGACGCCGACGGTCTGAACCACTTGGCGGCGATTGGCGCGACATCGCTCCCGGCAGGTGCGGTCCTTACACCCCATCCGGGCGAGATGGCTCGTCTTTGCCGAACTACCGTCGATGCCGTCGAGAAGGACCGCATCGGCATCGCACGTTCACTGTCAGCCGAGTGCGGCGCAGTCGTGGTACTCAAAGGCGTGCCCACGGTTATCGCAGCGCCGAACGGGTTGGCATACCTGAACCCGACCGGGAATCCCGGTATGGCGACCGCAGGCTCGGGAGACGTTCTCACCGGTCTGATCGCCGGATTCTCGGGGCAGGGGCTCGACCCGGTGGATGCGTCGATCCTGGGCGTGTACCTGCACGGACTCGCGGGAGACCTGGCGGCAGCGACGCTCGGAGCTTCGCTGCTCGCCGGCGATATCCTCTCGCATGTCCCGTCGGCGATGCGGGCTCTCACCACCGGATAG
- a CDS encoding LamG domain-containing protein, translating into MAQVENAVGIWLFDEGSGEIAKDGSGLGNNGKIIGAKYVDGKFGKALQMNGADQYVQVPDAKSLDLETELSMVCWFNWEGSGDGWQTFFSKGPMSGTNENWALFINTGSKYFHFVITPNGGRTNFDSPGGAFDAKKWTHVAATYDGKTRRIYVNGKMVGETGTSGKTTPNDNFLGIGWREGSSHWWKGSLDEMAVFNKAITEKQITTIYEQGIDSLLAVQPKDKVTVAWGEIKRAYP; encoded by the coding sequence TTGGCGCAGGTCGAGAACGCCGTTGGCATTTGGCTGTTCGACGAGGGTTCGGGCGAGATCGCCAAGGACGGTTCCGGACTGGGCAACAACGGCAAGATCATCGGCGCGAAGTACGTCGACGGGAAGTTCGGCAAGGCGCTTCAGATGAACGGAGCCGACCAGTACGTCCAGGTTCCGGACGCGAAGTCGCTTGACCTCGAGACCGAGCTCTCGATGGTCTGCTGGTTCAACTGGGAAGGGTCCGGCGACGGCTGGCAGACGTTCTTCTCAAAGGGCCCCATGTCGGGCACCAATGAGAACTGGGCGCTGTTCATCAACACCGGGTCGAAGTACTTCCATTTCGTCATCACGCCGAACGGCGGCCGCACCAACTTCGACTCGCCAGGAGGAGCGTTCGACGCCAAGAAGTGGACGCACGTCGCCGCCACGTACGACGGCAAGACGCGCCGGATCTACGTGAACGGCAAGATGGTGGGCGAAACGGGCACCAGCGGCAAGACGACCCCCAACGACAACTTCCTGGGCATCGGCTGGCGCGAGGGCTCGTCCCATTGGTGGAAAGGCTCGCTCGACGAGATGGCGGTTTTCAACAAGGCGATCACGGAGAAGCAGATCACTACCATCTATGAGCAGGGAATCGACTCGCTCTTGGCGGTGCAGCCCAAGGACAAGGTGACGGTTGCCTGGGGCGAAATCAAGCGCGCCTACCCCTAG
- the mtnP gene encoding S-methyl-5'-thioadenosine phosphorylase codes for MATARVAVIGGSGFYQMDGLSDIEERAVETPFGSPSDSVVLGTLDGERVAFLPRHGRGHRISPTHLNVRANIYALKTLGVDTLLSFSAVGSLREHIEPTSFVVPDQLFDHTKSRSSSFFGQGIVAHVGMAEPYCPCLRDTLIAAGHAEGSTVHDGGQYICIEGPQFSTVGESKTYRQWGMDIIGMTAATEAKLAREAEMCYATLAAVTDFDVWHPDHATVTTEMILANLSKNVENGKRIVRDAIRRVTPLRDCSCRSALASAIATNPDVVPGDVRERLGLFVGKYLR; via the coding sequence ATGGCGACAGCGCGCGTCGCGGTCATCGGTGGCAGCGGCTTCTACCAGATGGACGGTCTCAGCGACATCGAAGAACGAGCGGTGGAGACGCCATTCGGTTCCCCAAGCGATTCGGTGGTTCTGGGCACGCTGGACGGCGAGCGAGTCGCGTTCCTACCCCGCCACGGACGCGGTCACCGTATTTCGCCGACGCATCTGAACGTGCGTGCGAATATCTACGCGCTCAAGACGCTCGGAGTCGACACGCTGCTGTCGTTCAGCGCCGTGGGCAGCCTGCGCGAGCACATCGAGCCAACGTCGTTCGTCGTGCCGGACCAGCTCTTCGACCACACCAAGAGCCGCTCCTCCAGCTTCTTCGGACAAGGGATCGTCGCGCACGTCGGCATGGCGGAACCCTATTGCCCATGCCTTCGCGATACGCTGATCGCCGCCGGGCACGCGGAGGGCTCCACCGTTCACGACGGCGGGCAGTACATCTGCATCGAGGGTCCGCAGTTCTCCACGGTGGGCGAGTCGAAGACCTACCGCCAGTGGGGTATGGACATCATCGGGATGACCGCCGCCACCGAAGCCAAGCTCGCGCGCGAGGCGGAGATGTGCTACGCCACGCTCGCCGCCGTGACGGACTTCGACGTTTGGCATCCCGACCATGCCACGGTCACGACCGAGATGATCCTGGCAAACCTCTCCAAGAACGTCGAGAACGGCAAGCGGATAGTGCGGGACGCGATCCGACGTGTCACACCGTTACGTGACTGCTCGTGTCGCAGCGCCCTCGCTTCGGCGATCGCAACGAACCCCGATGTCGTGCCGGGCGACGTTCGGGAGCGCCTTGGGCTGTTCGTCGGCAAGTACTTGCGATGA
- the groL gene encoding chaperonin GroEL, protein MPAKQLAFTDDARASIKRGVDALANAVRVTLGPKGRNVVIEKKFGAPTVTKDGVTVAKEIELEDAYENMGAQMVKEVASKTSDEAGDGTTTATVLAQAIYREGLKNVTAGRNPMGIKRGIDSAVGAVVSGLAGISTPVEGRTHIAQVAAISANNDASIGELIADAMEKVGKDGVITVEEAKSLETTLEVVEGMQFDRGYLSPYFITDQERMEVSLDDPYILIHEKKVSALKDLVPLLNEVAQSGGTLLIIAEDIEGEALATLVVNKLRGTIRAAAVKAPGYGDRRKAMLEDIATLTAGQVISEELGVKLESVNLHSKFIGRAKRVVIDKDNTTIIEGAGTAEAIRGRIEQIRRQIEDTTSDYDREKLQERLAKLSGGVAVINVGAATEVEMKEKKARIEDAMHATRAAVEEGIVAGGGVALVRTQSALDGVSAADEDEQVGVGIVRRALEEPLRQIVRNAGQEDSVIVDAIRKSDDANFGYDAQREEYANMFDAGIIDPTKVARIALQKAASIAGLMIPTEALVAELPEKEKPAPMPPGGDMY, encoded by the coding sequence ATGCCCGCGAAACAGTTGGCATTCACCGACGACGCGCGCGCATCCATCAAGCGCGGCGTCGACGCGCTCGCGAACGCCGTCCGCGTAACGCTCGGACCCAAGGGCAGAAACGTCGTCATCGAGAAGAAGTTCGGCGCGCCGACCGTCACGAAGGACGGAGTCACGGTCGCCAAGGAGATCGAGCTCGAGGACGCCTATGAGAACATGGGCGCCCAGATGGTCAAGGAAGTCGCGTCCAAGACCAGTGACGAGGCCGGCGACGGCACGACCACGGCGACGGTTCTCGCCCAGGCGATCTACCGCGAGGGTCTGAAGAACGTCACGGCGGGCCGGAACCCGATGGGCATCAAGCGCGGGATCGACAGCGCCGTCGGCGCGGTCGTCTCTGGTCTCGCCGGCATCAGCACGCCTGTCGAGGGCAGGACCCACATCGCCCAGGTCGCGGCGATCTCCGCGAACAACGACGCCAGCATCGGCGAGTTGATCGCCGACGCGATGGAGAAGGTCGGCAAGGACGGCGTGATCACGGTCGAAGAGGCGAAGTCCCTGGAGACGACTCTCGAAGTCGTCGAGGGCATGCAGTTCGACCGTGGCTACCTGTCGCCCTACTTCATCACCGACCAGGAGCGCATGGAAGTCTCGCTGGATGACCCGTACATCCTCATCCACGAGAAGAAGGTCTCCGCGCTCAAGGATCTCGTGCCCCTGCTGAACGAAGTCGCTCAGAGCGGCGGCACGCTCCTCATCATCGCCGAGGACATCGAGGGCGAGGCGCTCGCCACGCTCGTCGTCAATAAGCTGCGCGGCACCATCCGCGCCGCGGCGGTCAAGGCTCCCGGGTACGGCGACCGCCGCAAGGCGATGCTCGAGGACATCGCGACCCTGACCGCCGGTCAGGTGATCTCCGAAGAGCTCGGCGTCAAGCTCGAGAGCGTGAACCTGCACTCGAAGTTCATCGGTCGGGCGAAGCGCGTCGTGATCGACAAGGACAACACGACGATCATCGAGGGCGCGGGAACGGCTGAGGCGATCCGCGGTCGGATCGAGCAGATCCGCCGTCAGATCGAAGACACGACGTCGGACTACGACCGCGAGAAGCTCCAGGAGCGCCTGGCGAAGCTCTCCGGCGGCGTCGCCGTCATCAACGTCGGCGCGGCGACCGAGGTCGAAATGAAGGAGAAGAAGGCGCGCATCGAGGACGCGATGCACGCGACACGCGCGGCGGTCGAGGAGGGTATCGTCGCCGGCGGCGGCGTGGCGCTGGTCCGCACGCAGAGCGCACTCGACGGCGTCAGCGCCGCAGACGAGGACGAGCAGGTTGGCGTCGGCATCGTGCGACGAGCCCTGGAAGAACCCCTCCGCCAGATCGTCCGCAACGCCGGTCAGGAGGACTCCGTCATCGTCGACGCGATCCGCAAGTCCGACGACGCCAACTTCGGCTATGACGCCCAGCGCGAAGAGTACGCCAACATGTTCGACGCGGGCATCATCGATCCCACGAAGGTCGCCCGCATCGCGTTGCAGAAGGCAGCCAGCATCGCCGGTCTCATGATCCCCACCGAGGCGCTGGTCGCCGAGCTCCCCGAGAAGGAGAAGCCGGCTCCGATGCCTCCGGGCGGCGACATGTACTAG
- a CDS encoding co-chaperone GroES, with amino-acid sequence MAITPLYDRILVQRIEEEEQKVGGIIIPDTAKEKPQQGKVVAVGAGRVLDNGERQKPDVAAGDKVLFGKYAGTEVKLEDEEYLILREEDILAKIVD; translated from the coding sequence ATGGCGATCACGCCTCTCTACGACCGCATCCTCGTGCAGAGGATCGAGGAAGAGGAGCAGAAGGTCGGCGGGATCATCATCCCCGACACGGCTAAGGAGAAGCCTCAGCAGGGCAAGGTCGTTGCCGTCGGAGCAGGCCGAGTGCTGGACAACGGCGAGCGGCAGAAGCCCGATGTGGCGGCGGGAGACAAGGTTCTATTCGGCAAGTACGCCGGCACCGAGGTCAAGCTTGAGGACGAGGAATACCTGATCCTGCGCGAGGAGGACATCCTCGCCAAGATCGTCGACTAA